The Bacillus vallismortis genome window below encodes:
- a CDS encoding DUF1992 domain-containing protein, with translation MDFSHIVSEDKIKRAIKDGEFENLPGMGKPLPKDDAAHLPESLRMSYRMLKNAGMAEDEGALKKELMTIDHLIAKCLDEKEREQLIRKKTEKQMMLDKLVGKKGMFSKPASAFYKNKVYDRLGRNRPSSS, from the coding sequence ATGGATTTTTCCCATATTGTGTCTGAAGATAAAATAAAGCGCGCCATCAAAGACGGAGAATTTGAAAACCTGCCGGGAATGGGAAAACCGCTGCCGAAGGATGACGCGGCACACTTGCCGGAATCGCTCCGCATGAGCTACCGTATGTTAAAAAATGCGGGGATGGCAGAGGACGAGGGCGCGCTCAAAAAAGAACTCATGACCATCGACCATTTAATCGCAAAGTGTCTTGACGAAAAAGAACGGGAACAATTAATCAGAAAAAAAACTGAAAAGCAGATGATGCTTGATAAGCTTGTCGGCAAAAAAGGCATGTTTTCAAAGCCAGCATCCGCTTTTTATAAGAATAAAGTATATGACCGGCTTGGACGAAACAGACCTTCTTCCAGCTGA
- a CDS encoding DUF3243 domain-containing protein produces MNRDPEKIQIENEMNAMHGITKEEILKDFEEFKDYLSKQVNRGKKLGLDDGKLVKSAAILGDYLAKHEEPHNSEEMLLQELWSVADEDEKKHLAQLLVKLVDKQ; encoded by the coding sequence ATGAACAGAGATCCAGAAAAAATCCAAATTGAAAACGAAATGAATGCCATGCATGGCATAACAAAAGAAGAAATCTTAAAAGACTTTGAGGAATTTAAAGACTACTTGAGTAAACAAGTCAACCGAGGCAAAAAGCTGGGATTGGACGACGGCAAGCTTGTGAAAAGCGCCGCGATTCTGGGAGACTACCTCGCGAAGCATGAAGAGCCGCACAACAGTGAAGAAATGCTCCTGCAAGAGCTTTGGAGTGTTGCGGATGAAGACGAGAAAAAACATTTGGCACAGCTGCTGGTCAAATTGGTTGATAAGCAATAA
- the nagE gene encoding N-acetylglucosamine-specific PTS transporter subunit IIBC, whose protein sequence is MLSFLQKLGKSFMLPIAVLPAVGIILALGREDLLNIPFVYQAGAAIFDHLPLIFAIGIAIGISKDSNGAAGLSGAISYLMLDAATKTIDKTNNMAVFGGIIAGLIAGYTYNRFKDTKLPEYLGFFSGRRLVPIVTAIITIILAGIFGTVWPPIQSGINTFGEWMLGLGGIGAGIFGLFNRLLIPLGLHHVLNNIFWFQFGEYNGVTGDLARFFAKDPTAGTYMTGFFPIMMFGLPAACLAMVVTAKPSKRKATAGMMIGFALTAFITGITEPIEFAFMFLSPLLYAVHAVLTGLSLFIVNLLGIRSGFSFSAGAIDYVLSYGIAEKPLLLLLVGICYAAVYFIVFYVLIKALNLKTPGREDDDVDEVLDENTVQDVNENIMLKGLGGKENLQTIDHCATRLRLTVKNTALVDEALLKKAGAKGVVKSGGQSVQVIIGPNVEFAAEELRAAVK, encoded by the coding sequence ATGCTTTCATTTTTACAAAAACTCGGGAAGTCATTTATGCTTCCGATTGCGGTTCTTCCTGCGGTTGGAATTATCCTTGCGCTTGGCAGAGAGGATTTATTGAATATCCCGTTTGTCTATCAAGCGGGGGCGGCGATTTTTGATCATCTGCCGCTCATTTTCGCGATCGGAATTGCCATCGGCATTTCAAAGGACAGCAATGGGGCCGCGGGTTTATCAGGCGCGATTTCATATCTGATGCTGGACGCAGCGACAAAGACAATTGATAAAACAAACAACATGGCGGTGTTTGGAGGAATCATTGCCGGTTTAATTGCCGGTTACACCTATAACCGCTTCAAGGATACAAAGCTGCCTGAATATCTGGGATTCTTCAGCGGCAGGCGGCTTGTGCCGATTGTAACAGCCATTATTACGATTATTTTAGCCGGCATCTTCGGAACCGTCTGGCCGCCGATTCAATCAGGGATTAATACGTTTGGAGAATGGATGCTGGGGCTCGGCGGCATCGGGGCTGGCATATTCGGCCTGTTCAACAGGCTGTTAATACCGCTTGGTCTTCACCACGTGTTGAACAATATTTTCTGGTTCCAATTCGGAGAATATAACGGAGTGACGGGAGACCTGGCGCGCTTTTTCGCGAAAGATCCGACTGCGGGCACATATATGACCGGTTTCTTCCCAATCATGATGTTCGGTCTTCCGGCGGCGTGTCTGGCTATGGTTGTGACTGCAAAGCCGTCAAAACGGAAAGCAACGGCGGGAATGATGATCGGATTTGCCTTGACTGCGTTTATCACAGGGATTACGGAGCCGATTGAGTTTGCGTTTATGTTTTTGTCTCCGCTATTATACGCTGTTCACGCGGTCTTAACCGGGCTGTCTTTATTTATCGTCAACTTGCTCGGCATCCGCTCAGGCTTCTCTTTTTCAGCAGGAGCCATCGATTATGTGCTCAGCTACGGAATTGCAGAAAAGCCGCTGCTTCTGCTTCTGGTAGGCATATGCTATGCGGCTGTATACTTTATTGTGTTTTATGTGCTGATTAAGGCATTGAATTTAAAAACGCCGGGACGGGAAGATGATGATGTGGATGAAGTGCTGGATGAAAATACCGTTCAGGATGTGAATGAAAACATCATGCTCAAAGGGCTCGGCGGAAAAGAAAACCTTCAAACCATTGATCATTGCGCCACAAGGCTGCGGCTGACTGTGAAGAATACCGCTTTAGTGGATGAAGCGCTGCTAAAGAAAGCAGGCGCAAAAGGGGTTGTCAAATCAGGCGGACAATCGGTTCAAGTCATCATTGGCCCAAATGTGGAATTTGCGGCGGAGGAATTGAGAGCTGCGGTAAAATAA
- the map gene encoding type I methionyl aminopeptidase, which produces MIVTNDQELEGLKKIGRIVALAREEMKRKAEPGMSTKDLDLIGKAVLDEHGAVSAPEKEYDFPGVTCISVNDEVAHGIPSTSKILKAGDLVNIDISAEFGGFYSDTGISFVLGEGEERLHKLCQCAEDAFQKGLQQAKAGKRQNQIGRAVYHEARSKGFTVIKTLTGHGIGRSLHEAPNHIMNYYDPFDNALFKNGTVIALEPFISTKAETIVEAGDGWTFKTPDQSMVAQVEHTIVITKDEPIILTKL; this is translated from the coding sequence ATGATTGTAACAAACGATCAAGAATTAGAAGGCCTGAAAAAAATCGGAAGAATCGTAGCGCTGGCGCGTGAAGAAATGAAACGGAAAGCAGAGCCCGGCATGAGCACAAAAGACCTTGACCTTATCGGAAAAGCGGTTCTTGATGAGCACGGTGCAGTTTCAGCTCCTGAGAAGGAATACGATTTTCCGGGTGTGACATGCATCAGCGTAAATGATGAAGTGGCTCACGGCATACCAAGCACTTCCAAAATTTTAAAAGCGGGAGATCTTGTGAACATTGACATCTCCGCTGAATTCGGCGGTTTTTATTCCGACACAGGCATCTCATTTGTGCTCGGCGAAGGAGAAGAACGCCTTCATAAGCTTTGCCAATGCGCGGAAGACGCTTTCCAAAAAGGGCTGCAGCAGGCAAAAGCAGGCAAGCGCCAAAACCAAATCGGAAGAGCCGTTTATCATGAAGCACGCTCTAAAGGCTTTACCGTCATCAAAACCCTGACCGGCCACGGAATCGGCAGAAGCCTGCATGAAGCGCCAAACCACATCATGAATTATTATGATCCGTTTGATAACGCGCTTTTCAAAAACGGCACAGTTATCGCGCTTGAACCGTTTATTTCAACGAAAGCGGAAACAATTGTTGAAGCTGGAGACGGCTGGACGTTCAAGACGCCTGATCAAAGCATGGTTGCCCAAGTTGAACACACCATCGTTATCACAAAAGATGAGCCGATTATCCTGACAAAACTGTAA
- the treP gene encoding PTS system trehalose-specific EIIBC component, producing the protein MGELNTSARQIVEAVGGAENIAAATHCVTRLRFALIDESKVDQEVLDQIDIVKGSFSTNGQFQVVIGQGTVNKVYAELVKETGIGESTKDEVKKASENNMNHLQRAVKTLADIFIPILPAIVTAGLLMGINNILTAQGIFFSTKSIVQVYPQWADLANMINLIAGTAFTFLPALIGWSAVKRFGGNPLLGIVLGVMLVHPDLLNAWGYGAAEQSGKIPVWNLFGLEVQKVGYQGQVLPILLASYMLAKIEVFLTKRTPEGIQLLVVAPITLLVTGFASFIIIGPVTFAIGNVLTSGLISVFGSFAAVGGLLYGGFYSALVITGMHHTFLAVDLQLIGSKLGGTFLWPMLALSNIAQGSAALAMMFIVKDEKQKGLSLTSGISAYLGITEPAIFGVNLRYRFPFIIAMVSSGIAGMYISTQGVLASSVGVGGVPGIFSIMSQYWGAFAIGMAIVLIVPFAGTYAYARFKHK; encoded by the coding sequence ATGGGGGAACTGAACACATCGGCACGGCAGATTGTCGAAGCAGTCGGCGGCGCCGAAAATATTGCAGCGGCAACTCATTGTGTTACACGTTTGCGTTTTGCATTGATAGATGAAAGCAAAGTTGACCAAGAAGTGCTTGATCAAATTGACATTGTAAAGGGATCGTTTTCAACAAACGGGCAATTTCAGGTCGTGATCGGCCAAGGAACGGTCAACAAAGTATATGCAGAATTGGTCAAGGAAACGGGGATTGGCGAGTCAACAAAGGACGAAGTGAAGAAGGCTTCAGAAAACAATATGAATCATTTGCAGCGTGCTGTGAAAACGCTTGCAGATATTTTTATTCCGATATTGCCTGCGATTGTCACGGCGGGTCTCTTGATGGGGATCAATAACATTTTAACGGCGCAAGGCATTTTCTTCAGCACAAAATCGATTGTGCAGGTCTATCCGCAGTGGGCGGATCTTGCTAATATGATTAACCTGATTGCGGGAACGGCCTTTACGTTTCTGCCTGCGTTAATCGGCTGGTCAGCGGTCAAACGGTTCGGTGGCAACCCGCTGCTTGGCATTGTGCTCGGCGTGATGCTCGTGCATCCTGATTTGTTGAATGCGTGGGGATATGGCGCTGCAGAACAAAGCGGAAAGATTCCGGTATGGAATTTGTTCGGCCTTGAGGTGCAGAAAGTCGGCTATCAGGGACAGGTGCTCCCGATTTTGCTTGCTTCTTATATGCTGGCGAAAATCGAGGTGTTTTTAACAAAAAGGACACCTGAAGGCATACAGCTGCTCGTTGTCGCGCCGATTACGCTTCTCGTAACAGGTTTTGCCTCTTTTATTATCATCGGCCCGGTTACATTTGCGATCGGAAACGTGCTGACTTCAGGGCTTATCTCGGTGTTCGGCTCTTTTGCCGCAGTGGGCGGTTTGTTATATGGCGGTTTCTACTCGGCGCTTGTGATTACCGGCATGCATCACACGTTTCTTGCAGTCGACCTGCAGCTCATCGGCTCAAAGCTCGGCGGCACATTTTTATGGCCGATGCTGGCGCTTTCGAATATCGCACAAGGTTCGGCAGCGCTGGCCATGATGTTTATCGTGAAGGATGAGAAACAAAAAGGCCTTTCCCTCACGTCAGGGATTTCTGCTTATCTCGGCATTACAGAACCTGCCATCTTCGGGGTGAATCTGCGATACAGATTCCCGTTTATCATTGCGATGGTCAGCTCCGGGATTGCCGGAATGTATATTTCTACTCAAGGGGTGCTGGCAAGCTCCGTCGGTGTCGGCGGCGTGCCGGGGATTTTCTCAATCATGAGCCAGTACTGGGGCGCGTTTGCAATCGGGATGGCAATTGTGTTGATCGTGCCGTTTGCCGGAACATACGCGTATGCAAGATTCAAACATAAATAA
- the treC gene encoding alpha,alpha-phosphotrehalase, translating into MKTEQTPWWKKAVVYQIYPKSFNDTTGNGVGDLNGIIEKLDYLKTLQVDVLWLTPIYDSPQHDNGYDIRDYYSIYPEYGTMDDFERLLSEAHKRGLKVVMDLVVNHTSTEHKWFQEAISSKDSPYRDFYIWKTPQENGSVPTNWESKFGGSAWELDEASGQYYLHLFDVTQADLNWENEEVRKHIYDMMHFWFEKGIDGFRLDVINLISKDQRFPNAEGGGDGRSFYTDGPRVHEYLHEMNEKVFSHYDSMTVGEMSSTTVDHCIRYTNPANKELDMTFSFHHLKVDYPNGEKWALAPFDFLKLKKILSEWQTGMHVGGGWNALFWCNHDQPRVVSRYGDDGAYRVKSAKMLAAAIHMMQGTPYIYQGEELGMTNPKFTDISSYRDVESLNMYHAFKEKGMADQEITAILQAKSRDNSRTPVQWDDTQNGGFTTGAPWIPVAGNYHEINVEAALKDQNSVFYHYQKLIQIRKTYDIVTEGTYELIAKDDPNIFAYLRHGNNEKLLVINNFYGIEAAFTMPDSLAPGEWKAEVLLSNDDVREGLQNMTLRPYESIVYRLTKPC; encoded by the coding sequence ATGAAAACAGAACAAACACCATGGTGGAAAAAAGCTGTGGTCTATCAAATTTATCCGAAAAGCTTTAACGATACGACGGGGAACGGTGTCGGCGATCTGAACGGCATTATTGAAAAGCTTGATTACTTAAAAACACTTCAGGTGGATGTGCTTTGGCTGACACCGATTTATGATTCCCCGCAGCATGATAATGGGTACGATATTCGTGATTATTACTCGATTTATCCTGAATATGGGACGATGGACGATTTTGAGCGGTTACTGTCCGAAGCGCATAAAAGAGGCCTGAAAGTCGTCATGGATCTTGTCGTCAATCATACGTCAACAGAGCACAAATGGTTTCAAGAGGCGATTTCGTCAAAAGACAGCCCATACCGTGATTTTTATATATGGAAAACCCCGCAGGAAAACGGTTCTGTTCCGACAAACTGGGAATCGAAATTCGGCGGCTCCGCATGGGAGCTTGATGAAGCATCGGGCCAATACTATTTGCACCTGTTTGATGTGACGCAGGCTGATTTGAATTGGGAAAATGAAGAGGTTAGAAAGCATATCTATGACATGATGCATTTTTGGTTTGAAAAGGGAATAGACGGCTTCAGGCTTGATGTCATTAACCTGATCTCTAAAGATCAGCGCTTTCCGAATGCGGAAGGCGGAGGCGATGGCCGTTCCTTTTACACTGATGGGCCGCGGGTGCACGAATATCTGCATGAAATGAACGAAAAGGTGTTTTCGCATTACGACAGTATGACGGTCGGCGAGATGTCTTCAACGACCGTAGACCATTGTATCCGGTATACAAATCCCGCCAATAAAGAACTTGATATGACGTTCAGCTTCCATCATCTCAAGGTCGACTATCCAAACGGTGAAAAATGGGCCTTGGCGCCGTTTGACTTTTTGAAGCTGAAGAAGATCTTATCCGAGTGGCAGACGGGGATGCACGTTGGAGGGGGATGGAACGCTCTGTTCTGGTGCAATCACGATCAGCCGCGCGTTGTATCCAGATATGGAGATGACGGCGCGTACAGGGTGAAATCGGCGAAAATGCTCGCTGCCGCCATTCATATGATGCAGGGCACGCCTTATATTTATCAGGGCGAGGAGCTGGGAATGACGAATCCGAAGTTTACCGACATCAGCTCCTATCGGGATGTCGAATCACTGAACATGTATCACGCTTTTAAGGAAAAAGGGATGGCTGATCAAGAGATCACAGCGATTTTACAGGCGAAATCCCGAGACAACTCCAGAACGCCTGTCCAGTGGGATGATACGCAGAATGGCGGTTTTACAACGGGCGCGCCATGGATACCGGTCGCCGGAAACTATCATGAAATCAATGTCGAAGCGGCGCTGAAGGATCAGAACTCAGTGTTCTATCATTATCAAAAACTGATCCAGATTCGAAAAACGTATGACATTGTGACAGAGGGGACGTATGAGTTAATCGCAAAGGATGATCCGAACATTTTTGCATATCTCAGACACGGCAACAATGAAAAGCTGCTCGTGATCAATAACTTTTACGGGATTGAGGCAGCCTTTACAATGCCGGACTCTTTAGCGCCTGGCGAGTGGAAGGCAGAGGTGCTGTTGAGCAACGATGATGTGAGGGAAGGACTGCAGAACATGACGCTCCGTCCGTATGAGTCCATTGTTTATCGTTTAACGAAACCGTGTTAA
- the ltaS gene encoding lipoteichoic acid synthase → MKTFIKERGLAFFLIAVVLLWIKTYVGYVLNFNLGIDNTIQKILLFVNPLSSSLFFLGFGLLFKKKLQQTAIIVIHFLMSFLLYANIVYYRFFNDFITIPVLMQAKTNGGQLGDSAFSLMSPADVFYFIDTIILIILAIKVNKPVETSSKKSFRIVLASSILVFLINLAVAESDRPELLTRSFDRNYLVKYLGTYNFTIYDAVQNIKSNSQRALADSSDVTEVENYMKANYDVPNNVYFGKAEGKNVIYVSLESLQSFIIDYKIDGKEVTPFLNKLAHDNETFYFDNFFHQTGQGKTSDAEFMMENSLYPLAQGSVFVNKAQNTLQSVPAILKSKDYTSASFHGNTQTFWNRNEMYKAEGIDKFFDSAYYDMNEENTKNYGMKDKPFFKESMPLLESLPQPFYTKFITLSNHFPFGMDEGDTDFPAGDFGDSVVNNYFQSAHYLDQSIEQFFNDLKKDGLYDQSIIVMYGDHYGISENHNKAMAKVLDKDEITDYDNAQLQRVPLFIHAAGVKGERVHKYAGDVDVAPTILHLLGVDTKDYLMSGSDILSKEHREVIPFRNGDFVSPKYTKVSGKYYDTKTGKELEESEVDKSEDSLVKKELEMSDKIINGDLLRFYEPKGFTKVNPSDYDYTKRDEDSSETSTEDADQ, encoded by the coding sequence ATGAAAACATTTATAAAAGAAAGAGGACTGGCCTTCTTCTTAATCGCGGTCGTCCTATTATGGATCAAAACGTATGTCGGTTATGTCCTGAATTTCAACTTAGGAATAGACAACACGATACAAAAAATATTGCTTTTTGTGAATCCTCTCAGCTCAAGCTTGTTCTTTCTTGGCTTTGGACTTTTGTTCAAGAAAAAATTACAGCAGACAGCCATCATAGTGATTCATTTTTTAATGTCTTTTTTACTGTACGCAAACATTGTGTACTACAGATTTTTCAATGATTTTATTACAATTCCGGTCCTTATGCAGGCTAAAACAAACGGCGGCCAACTCGGCGACAGCGCATTTTCGCTGATGAGCCCGGCTGACGTCTTTTACTTTATCGATACGATCATTCTGATCATCTTGGCGATCAAAGTGAACAAGCCTGTAGAAACGTCGAGCAAAAAATCGTTCCGAATCGTTCTTGCGTCTTCGATTCTTGTTTTCCTCATCAACCTGGCAGTTGCGGAATCAGACCGCCCTGAATTGCTGACAAGATCATTCGACCGAAACTATCTGGTGAAATACTTAGGCACATACAATTTCACGATTTATGACGCTGTCCAGAATATCAAGTCCAACAGTCAGCGCGCGCTTGCCGATTCCAGCGACGTGACGGAAGTGGAAAACTACATGAAAGCCAATTACGACGTGCCGAATAACGTGTATTTCGGCAAAGCGGAAGGAAAAAACGTCATTTATGTTTCACTTGAATCTCTGCAGTCCTTTATCATCGACTATAAAATTGACGGCAAAGAAGTCACACCGTTCTTAAATAAACTGGCACATGATAACGAAACGTTCTACTTTGATAACTTTTTCCACCAAACGGGACAGGGTAAAACATCCGATGCGGAATTTATGATGGAAAACTCTCTGTACCCGCTGGCTCAAGGTTCCGTTTTCGTAAACAAAGCGCAAAACACGCTTCAATCCGTTCCGGCGATTCTGAAGTCTAAGGATTACACATCTGCTTCGTTCCACGGAAACACGCAGACGTTCTGGAACCGTAACGAAATGTACAAAGCGGAAGGCATTGATAAGTTCTTCGATTCTGCCTACTATGACATGAACGAAGAAAACACGAAAAACTACGGCATGAAAGACAAACCGTTCTTTAAAGAATCAATGCCGCTGTTAGAAAGCCTGCCGCAACCATTCTATACGAAGTTTATTACCCTGTCTAACCACTTCCCATTCGGAATGGATGAGGGGGATACAGACTTCCCGGCTGGAGACTTTGGTGACTCTGTCGTCAACAACTACTTCCAGTCAGCCCATTACCTTGATCAGTCTATTGAACAATTTTTCAATGACCTGAAAAAAGACGGGCTATATGACCAATCGATTATCGTGATGTACGGAGACCATTACGGCATCTCTGAAAACCACAATAAAGCGATGGCCAAAGTGCTTGACAAAGATGAAATTACCGATTATGACAACGCCCAGCTTCAACGGGTTCCGCTCTTTATCCACGCTGCCGGCGTGAAGGGCGAGAGAGTTCATAAATATGCCGGAGACGTCGATGTGGCTCCTACCATTCTGCATTTGCTCGGAGTGGATACGAAAGACTATCTGATGTCCGGTTCTGATATTTTATCTAAAGAACACCGTGAAGTGATTCCGTTCCGTAACGGAGATTTTGTTTCACCGAAGTACACGAAAGTATCCGGAAAGTATTACGATACAAAAACCGGAAAAGAGCTTGAGGAATCTGAAGTCGACAAGTCAGAAGACTCCCTCGTCAAGAAAGAACTTGAAATGTCCGATAAAATCATAAACGGAGACCTGCTGCGTTTCTACGAGCCGAAAGGTTTTACGAAGGTGAACCCTTCTGATTATGATTACACAAAACGTGACGAAGATTCTTCCGAAACGTCAACGGAAGATGCAGATCAATAA
- a CDS encoding sodium:alanine symporter family protein, which translates to MERLLEWVERISDWLWGPPLIILLTGTGLYFTILLKCFQFRYPLYIFKQTIGSVGKKPKGEGTVTPLQALTSALSSTIGAANIVGVPAAIMFGGPGAVFWMWFIALFAMAIKFSESVLAVHYREKNEQGEFVGGPMYYITKGLRMKWLGVFFSVALIVELIPSIMVQGNSVSVSLAQTFSFNKIYAGIGIAFLIGLVVIGGVKRIGKVTEFIVPLMAGAYVGAGLLIFLTNLSAVPAFFSLIFSNAFTSTSAVGGFAGAALAETVRWGFARGLYSNEAGMGTAPIAHAAAMTDHPVRQGFWSVIGIVIDTLIICTTTAFIVITSGVWTGGNASNDPAALTTAAFQHYFGSGGGYFVSIALVFFVISTIMVVIFYGVKQAEFLFGRLAGHVIKIVYLAAIIIGAAGGAKAIWGFLDLALVFIVVPNVIALLLLSRKVKALYTEFFTSEQYYLKDRGKTKQNAVYQTKETKNS; encoded by the coding sequence ATGGAACGACTATTAGAATGGGTAGAACGTATATCTGATTGGCTGTGGGGGCCGCCGCTAATCATCTTGCTGACGGGTACGGGATTGTATTTCACCATTTTGCTGAAATGTTTTCAATTTCGCTATCCTTTATACATTTTCAAGCAAACGATCGGCAGCGTAGGAAAGAAGCCGAAGGGAGAGGGCACAGTCACACCGCTTCAGGCATTGACGTCAGCCCTCAGCTCAACAATCGGTGCGGCGAATATTGTCGGTGTGCCTGCCGCTATTATGTTTGGCGGTCCCGGAGCGGTTTTTTGGATGTGGTTTATTGCCTTATTTGCCATGGCGATTAAGTTTTCTGAAAGTGTGCTTGCTGTTCATTACAGAGAAAAAAATGAGCAGGGGGAATTTGTCGGGGGACCGATGTATTACATAACAAAAGGGCTACGCATGAAATGGCTCGGCGTATTTTTCTCTGTAGCGCTGATCGTGGAGCTGATCCCGAGCATTATGGTTCAGGGGAATTCGGTTTCAGTCTCTCTTGCCCAAACGTTTTCTTTCAATAAAATATATGCGGGAATCGGCATTGCGTTTTTGATTGGATTAGTGGTGATAGGAGGGGTAAAGCGGATTGGAAAAGTAACAGAGTTCATCGTGCCTCTTATGGCAGGGGCATATGTTGGGGCCGGTCTCTTGATTTTTCTCACGAATCTTTCAGCGGTGCCGGCGTTTTTCTCTCTTATCTTTTCGAATGCGTTTACCTCAACTTCAGCAGTTGGAGGGTTCGCAGGTGCTGCGCTGGCTGAAACCGTTCGCTGGGGCTTTGCCCGCGGGCTGTATTCTAATGAAGCCGGAATGGGAACAGCGCCGATTGCACATGCGGCGGCCATGACTGATCACCCTGTGAGGCAAGGGTTCTGGTCTGTGATCGGCATTGTCATTGACACCTTGATCATCTGCACTACCACGGCTTTTATCGTCATTACATCCGGTGTTTGGACAGGAGGAAATGCCTCAAATGACCCGGCAGCACTGACAACGGCTGCGTTTCAGCACTATTTCGGTTCCGGCGGAGGGTACTTCGTCTCGATTGCCCTTGTCTTCTTTGTGATATCGACCATTATGGTTGTTATTTTTTACGGCGTTAAGCAAGCTGAATTTCTGTTCGGACGGCTGGCAGGACATGTGATCAAAATCGTATATTTAGCGGCTATTATCATAGGGGCCGCAGGCGGAGCAAAAGCCATCTGGGGATTTCTGGACTTAGCATTAGTTTTTATTGTCGTTCCGAATGTGATTGCGCTGCTGTTATTGAGCAGAAAGGTAAAAGCACTATATACCGAGTTTTTCACATCTGAACAGTACTACCTGAAAGACAGAGGAAAAACCAAACAGAATGCTGTTTATCAGACAAAAGAAACCAAAAACTCTTAG